The sequence below is a genomic window from Leptotrichia trevisanii DSM 22070.
ATCATTATAACCATTGGTAAAAATTGAACCAGAATTGCCAAAAAGAAACCTCCACCTGATGGTTGCAATGAATTTAACCTAACTTTTTTTTGTTCAATTGCATTTATTATTTTGGGTTCATTTCCAACACGTTCTGTTATTTTTTTTGTATAATAAAGAACATCTTTCCCATTTTCCTTCACTTGTGCGATTAATTTATCATCTTTTTCATTGATTTCTGGAAACTCACCTTTTTGTGTTCTGCTTACAAATTCTGTATATGGAATATCCTTTTTTTCCAAAAAGTATGTCTGTATATCACGATGAAATAATGCTGTAAAAGTAAATAACAAGACTACAAAGACAAAAAATAAAAATCCTGAAAATGGAGATTTATTTCCGTTATCTTGTCTATTATTTCTTCTGTTATTATCTTTTCGTAATTCTTCTAGTCGTTTTCTTATATCATTCTTATCTCTATCTGCCATTTTTCCTCCCAATTATTAATAATTTACTGGTATTTCCCAGTTTTTCAACACTATTATTATAAATTTTTTCCAGAAATTTTGAAAATTTAATATCCGAAACAGTCAAAATTTCTTTCATTTTAGTTCCATTTTCCCCATTTTGAAATTCAAAATTTGAATTTTTAACTTCTATTTTATTTTCCAGATTTTTTAAACAATCTTGACTTTCAGAAATTTCCATTTCAATAATTGGCAAAAAATCTCTTTCCCACTTTGAAATCTTTTCATCAATCAAAATTTTCTTAACCTTTTTATGTCCCAATTTTTTTAAAAAAATCCTATCCCCATCCTTTCGATTTCTAACAATGATTTTTTTATAATCCATGTCATCAGTAAACTTAAGAAACGTATAACTCATATTTTCTTCATTTACAAAATAAGTTTTAAAATCGCTAATTTTTTCATATAACATTATCTTGTAATTATACCACTCAATACTTTGATTTTTCTTTAAAACCTCTACTTTATCAAATGAACTGTCAATATTTTCACTTTTTTCAGTTCTATCATTATTTTTATTACTCTTTTTTACTATTTGTAAATTTCCATATTTGTTTTGTAAAAATTTATTTTCCCCCAAATAAAATTCCTTTGAACCTTCATCTTTTAAAATTCCATTTTTATAAAAAAAACTGTCAAAAATCTGATTAATCTTCTCTCTCGAAATTTCCACATCATTTTGTTTCAAAAACTGAACCAATTTATTCTTCTCTTTTAATTTTTTTTTCAATTCATCTTCATTTTTAAATATTTCAGCCATTTTATCAAAATTTTCACTTTTTTCAAGCTCTTCAAATTCTCTATCATTAATTTCTTCAATTAATGCGTAAACTTTTTGTCTAAAACTTGGATTTATTCTTTCAAAATCAGGAAAAATTTTATTTCGGATAAAGTTTCTTGTATAATCATTTTCATTATTTGTATAATCAATTATATATTTCTGATTTTTATGTTTCAAAAAAGATAAAATTTCACTTTTCTCAAATTCCAATATCAGCCTTACTATATTATCTCTCACTCTTGGAATACCTTTTAACCCATTTATCGAAGTCCCTCGCAAAAGCCTAAAAATAATAGTTTCCACATTATCATCCAAATTATGCCCTGTTGCAATTTTATCATAACCTATTTTTTTTCTAATATTTTCAACGGCTTTATACCGCAACTCCCTTGCAGCAAGTTCCAGCGACTTCTTATTTTCCTTTGCATGCCTTTTTACATCTATACTTTCAATATAGTAATCAACACTATTTTCAGCTGCAAATTCCTTTACAAATTTTAAGTCATTTTCAACATCATTACGTAAGTTGTGATTAATATAAACTATTGAAATTTCAAGTGAAAGTTTACTTTTTAAAAAATTTAGAAAATAATAGAGGAAAACTGAATCTGGCCCACCAGAAAACGCAATAAGAATTCTTTCCTTTTCAATAACCAGTTTATTTTCAATTGTTTTTTGCAATTTTTTCAATATTTTCTTTTCAATTTTTTTTACTTTTTCCATTAATTTGTTCCCGTTTTTTTATTTTTTAAGTATAACAATTATTTTAACTGTCCGCTTTCACGACGTTTTTTCAAATGCTCCTCGTGGGTTTTTGAGTAATAGGTTTTTCCTTTGTGTGTAAAGAAAAATAAATTATCTGTTTTTTCAGCATTTAATACCGCTTTAAAAGTTTCTATTGGAGGATTGCCAATCGGTGTTGGGGGCAGTCCTTTTACTTTATATGAATTATATGCAGTATTTTGTGCCTTTAATTCATTTCTTGTAGCCTGTCTACCCAGCTCATATTTCAAAGTGGCATCTGATTCCAGCTTCATTCCAATTTCCAGCCTTTTCATAAATATTCCCGCAACTTTTGGTTTATCTGCCGCATCTGGCACTTCCGCCTCCACAATCGAAGCCATTTTCAAATTATCATAAAACTTCTGTTTATCAGGATATTTTTCAGGCGGGAATTTTTTTAAAAATTCAGCAAGAATGGTTTGAATAACTTGCTTTGTCGTTACATTTTCAGAAAAAATATAAGTTTCAGGGTAAAAATATCCTTCAAAATTATTATTTTCGTGTGGATATGGAAAATCCATTTCACTCAGGACTTTGTTAATCTCTTCAGGCGTTCCCAGCTCCAGTGCCTCCATCCGTGCAAATACCTGCTTTGAAGTAAATCCTTCTGGAATTGTAAGTCTTATCCCATTAGTTTCACTGCTCTTAATTTTTCTTATAATTTCATATTTCGAGAATTTTCCATTAAATTTATAGGTTCCTACTTTTAACTTTATATTTCCACCATTTAATTTTAGATAAACCTTATCTATAATTCCATAATTTAATTTTAAATCCTTGTAAATCTGTACAAATGTTGTTCCTTTTTTTACATTTATATTAACATTTTTATATTCTTTTTTTGCAACAAAAAAATTATAAAAAAGTGCCAGACACATAAATAATATTAAAAATATTACAACGTAAACTATTCTTAGTGTGTTTTTCATTTTTTTCTCCTAAATATTCAGTATTTTATATATTTTAACTATTTTAAATTACTATAAAAATCACTTGTTTTTTATTTTCAATTTTTAACTCTATTTCAAAATAGTTTTCCAAATTCTATTCAATAAAAATTTGATAATTAGTTATTATACTTAATATTCCTTATTTGTTCCTGTGTCATTATCATTACTTTTTATTTTATTTTCATTTTTTAAGTCTTTATCCTGTATTTCAATAACTTCTACATTTTTAGTTCCATCTTTTGTTTCAAATTTTAACATCTGTTCTTTTTTTCTTCGTCGTTCAAGCTCTTTTCTCGCACCAATTGTGTCAATTTGAAATACACTCGCAGGATTTTCACTTAACTGTTTTTCCAGTTCATCTGTTTTAGCCTTTAATTCGGCTTTTTTTCTTTCGTTTTCTATTTCTCTGATATTTTTTATTTTCACATCATAAATAACATTTTTTAAATTGTTTTTATTTTCCACAATTCGTTCAAATTCTTCCAATTCTTCATCTTCAAGAGAAATTTTATTATTGTTTGGATAACGTGAAAACACTTTTGTTAGCCCATTATTGTATTTAATAATCATATAACGGTAATTTTTATCAAAAAATACTATTTCATTTTTATTATTTTTAAAATATTTCTTTTCAACTTCAAAATATACGTGTCCTTTTTTCTCCTCAATCCAAGCTCTATGTCTTTCTTCATTCCAATTGTTTGTTTTAGGATCAAAATAGCTTTTAACAACCAGGTAACCATTTTCCTGCTGTAAAAAATCATAACGTACATTTCTTAAATCTTTTTCTAAATTATCTTCTGTCTTCAAAAGATACCACGTTCCATAACTTTTTGAAATCTGAAATTTTAATATCGGATTAACTTTTTCATCTATCTTTCGAATAAACCGCTCAAGTTTATTAGTTTTTTCCAATTTTTTCTGTTTTTTTTCATCTTCATCATCCTGAATCTGATCCAAAAAAATCAAATCCTTGTCTTCATCATTTCCAATATCATTGCCACCATTTTCAAACTCATTAATATCATTCTTATTAATAATAATATCAATTTTTACCGCTTCGTCCTCAACCTTGTTCTTACTGATCGAATTTTTACTCCCATTTGCAAGCAACGATAACGAAAATACCCAAAAACAGGTTGCAATATATAATTTTACCTTTCCATATTGATTAAATTTTTGTCTATTCAAAGCATTCACCTTTTTATCTTCAATTTTTTCAAATTTGTAATATACTTTATCTTAAAATAATATTTTTAACTTAACATTTTCCATAATCAAGTTTTCAAGACTAATTTAAGAATAACCCAATTTTTATTAATTATATCACACATTTTTTAATTTGCAAATTAAATATTTTTTACTTATTTATTTTTAGATTCTTAGAATTTGCAATGAGACAGTCTTTCATTTACTGTAAAAATTTTTATATTTTTTATCAAAAAGATATTGACTTTCACAAATTCTTGTTGTATAATTGTTTCAGAAAATAAAAGAAAATTATTTACCGTTAAAAAAGAAAGGAATGAGTATGAAAATGAAAAATTTAAAAAGAATTTTATTAATGCTATTTTTAGTAACATCACTATTCTCTTTTGCAAGTGGAAACTCAAGAGAAACTGTTAGATTCGGAAGTAAGACAGTTGGATACATTTCCGTTCCATCAGACTGGTACGCATTTGATGATTCCAATCCTGCCACTTCTTCAACCGCAAAACAGGTATCCATTGATAATACAAACATTATAACTTTGGATATAGTAAACACTAGAAATGTAAATCCTGAATTGGCTGTAAAAGCAATGGCGGAAAAATACCTTAATTCAGGAATTTCAGAAGAAAACATTGATTTACGTGATGCCAATGTGAACGGATATGTTGGAAAACAAATAGGGATAGGTTTTGATGATGGAACCGTATTAATAATGTATTTTATTAAAGCAAACGGAAAACTTTATTACATTGCCCAGGAAGGTAATCCAGAACATCAGGTGAAACTGGCAAAAGTGATTAGTACTTGGAAACCTGACAGATAAAATTGATTTAAATAACAAATTTAATGCAGGAATAATTAATGTTCCTGTATTTTATTATAAATTTAGACTGATGGAATAAAAAATCCCAATATTTTATCATACATTTTTATAAAAAAAATAATTTTTAAATAATTTAAGTACAAAAATGACAAAAGTATGGTATAATAATATATACAAAAAATTTTTTATAAATGATTGAGTATAAATTAAATTATGAAACGAAGGAAGGTAAAATAAAAAATAATGCAAAGATTTGAAGATTTTGGATTAAGTACGGAGATGCTTAATGCTTTAAGCAAAAAAGGATTCGAGGAGCCAAGTGAAATACAAAAATTGGTAATCCCTGAATTATTAAAGGAAAGAACACACTTAATAGGACAGGCTCAGACAGGAACAGGAAAAACTGCGGCATTTGGTATTCCTATTCTGGAAACAATCGAGGCTGATAAAACGGTTAGAGCTTTAGTTTTAGCACCAACAAGGGAACTTGCCAATCAAGTTGCCGATGAAATTTATTCATTAAAGGGAACAAAGGATTTAAAGGTGCTTGCTGTTTATGGTGGGGCTTCCATAGAAAATCAGATAAAAAA
It includes:
- the tilS gene encoding tRNA lysidine(34) synthetase TilS, encoding MEKVKKIEKKILKKLQKTIENKLVIEKERILIAFSGGPDSVFLYYFLNFLKSKLSLEISIVYINHNLRNDVENDLKFVKEFAAENSVDYYIESIDVKRHAKENKKSLELAARELRYKAVENIRKKIGYDKIATGHNLDDNVETIIFRLLRGTSINGLKGIPRVRDNIVRLILEFEKSEILSFLKHKNQKYIIDYTNNENDYTRNFIRNKIFPDFERINPSFRQKVYALIEEINDREFEELEKSENFDKMAEIFKNEDELKKKLKEKNKLVQFLKQNDVEISREKINQIFDSFFYKNGILKDEGSKEFYLGENKFLQNKYGNLQIVKKSNKNNDRTEKSENIDSSFDKVEVLKKNQSIEWYNYKIMLYEKISDFKTYFVNEENMSYTFLKFTDDMDYKKIIVRNRKDGDRIFLKKLGHKKVKKILIDEKISKWERDFLPIIEMEISESQDCLKNLENKIEVKNSNFEFQNGENGTKMKEILTVSDIKFSKFLEKIYNNSVEKLGNTSKLLIIGRKNGR
- the mltG gene encoding endolytic transglycosylase MltG, with the protein product MKNTLRIVYVVIFLILFMCLALFYNFFVAKKEYKNVNINVKKGTTFVQIYKDLKLNYGIIDKVYLKLNGGNIKLKVGTYKFNGKFSKYEIIRKIKSSETNGIRLTIPEGFTSKQVFARMEALELGTPEEINKVLSEMDFPYPHENNNFEGYFYPETYIFSENVTTKQVIQTILAEFLKKFPPEKYPDKQKFYDNLKMASIVEAEVPDAADKPKVAGIFMKRLEIGMKLESDATLKYELGRQATRNELKAQNTAYNSYKVKGLPPTPIGNPPIETFKAVLNAEKTDNLFFFTHKGKTYYSKTHEEHLKKRRESGQLK